The Enterobacter kobei genome has a segment encoding these proteins:
- the mscM gene encoding miniconductance mechanosensitive channel MscM: MRPIIVLLMAWCLSMGAYAATAPDAKQISQELEQAKAAKPAQPETVESLQSALNALEERKGSLERAQQYQQVIDNFPKLSQTLRAQLANLRDEPRDVPANMTTDALNQEILQVSSQLLEKSRLAQQEQERAREIADSLSQLPQQQTDARRQLNEVERRVGTQTGNTPQAQAQNLGLQAESARLKALVDELELAQLSANNRQELSRMRSELAQKQSEQLDAYLQALRNQLNSQRQREAERALESTELLAENSANLPADIVDQFKVNRELSAALNQQAQRMDLVASQQRQATNQTLQVRQALNTLREQSQWLGSSNLLGEALRAQVARLPEMPKPQQLDTEMAQLRVQRLHFEDLLNKQPQIRQIRQADGQPLTSEQNRILEAQLRTQRELLNSLLQGGDTLILELTKLKVSNSQLEDALKEVNEATHRYLFWTSDVRPMTFSWPIEIVQDLRRLISLDTVSQLGQASVMMLTSKETIFPLLGALILVGFSIYSRRHFTRFLERSSARVGKVTQDHFWLTLRTVFWSILVASPLPVLWMTLGYGLREAWPYPLAVAIGDGVTATVPLLWVVMICATLARPNGLFIAHFGWPRNRVARAMRYYLMSIGLIVPLIMALIMFDNLDDREFSGSLGRLCFMLICGALAIVTLSLKRAGIPLYLDKSGSGDNMFNRLLWNLLLSAPLIAMLAAAVGYLATSKALLARLETSVAIWFLLLVVYHVIRRGMLIQRRRLAFDRAKHRRAEILAQRARGEEESNHVNSTEGTIDADEVELDLDAISTQSLRLVRSILMLVALLSVIFLWSEIHSAFGFLENISLWDVTSTVQGVESLEPITLGAVLIAILVLIITTQLVRNFPALLELALLQHLDLTPGTGYAITTITKYLILLFGGMVGFSMIGIEWSKLQWLVAALTFGLGFGMQEIFANFVSGLIILFEKPIRIGDTVTIRDLTGSVTKINTRATTISDWDRKEIIVPNKAFITEQFINWSLSDSVTRVVLTVPAPSDANSEEVTQILYTAAERCTLVLDNPAPEVFLVDLQQGIQIFELRIYAAEMGHRMPLRHEIHQLILAGFREHGIDMPFPPFQMRLESMDGRKMGKTLTSAARTRPAGSL, translated from the coding sequence GTGCGCCCGATTATCGTTCTACTGATGGCCTGGTGCCTCAGCATGGGGGCGTACGCAGCGACAGCCCCCGACGCCAAACAGATAAGTCAGGAACTGGAGCAGGCAAAAGCGGCCAAACCCGCTCAGCCAGAGACCGTCGAGTCGCTTCAGTCCGCACTGAACGCGCTTGAAGAGCGGAAAGGCTCTCTTGAGCGCGCTCAGCAATATCAGCAAGTTATCGACAACTTCCCCAAACTCTCGCAAACATTGCGCGCGCAGCTGGCGAATCTGCGTGATGAGCCGCGCGATGTGCCAGCCAACATGACCACGGACGCCCTGAATCAGGAAATCCTGCAGGTCAGCAGCCAGCTTCTGGAGAAGAGCCGTCTGGCTCAGCAGGAGCAAGAGCGTGCACGTGAAATTGCCGACTCCCTCAGCCAGCTCCCGCAGCAGCAAACCGACGCCCGTCGCCAGCTTAATGAAGTTGAGCGCCGCGTGGGTACGCAAACTGGCAACACGCCGCAGGCGCAGGCACAAAATCTTGGCCTGCAGGCGGAATCGGCGCGTCTGAAAGCCCTGGTAGATGAACTGGAACTGGCGCAGCTGTCCGCCAATAACCGCCAGGAGTTGTCGCGGATGCGCTCGGAACTCGCACAAAAGCAGAGCGAGCAGCTGGATGCGTATCTTCAGGCCCTGCGTAATCAGCTTAATAGCCAGCGCCAGCGCGAGGCCGAACGTGCTCTCGAAAGCACCGAACTGCTGGCGGAAAACAGTGCCAACCTGCCAGCGGACATCGTCGATCAGTTTAAGGTCAACCGTGAGCTTTCTGCCGCACTGAATCAGCAGGCGCAGCGTATGGATCTGGTTGCCTCACAGCAACGTCAGGCGACCAATCAAACCCTGCAGGTGCGTCAGGCGCTCAACACCCTGCGCGAACAGTCCCAGTGGCTTGGGTCATCAAACCTGCTGGGCGAGGCGCTGCGTGCCCAGGTTGCGCGTCTGCCGGAAATGCCGAAGCCGCAGCAGCTGGATACCGAGATGGCCCAGCTACGCGTTCAGCGACTGCATTTTGAGGATCTCCTCAATAAGCAGCCGCAAATTCGCCAAATCCGTCAGGCGGATGGCCAGCCCCTGACCAGCGAGCAAAACCGGATTCTGGAAGCTCAGCTGCGTACCCAGCGTGAACTGCTGAACTCCCTGCTGCAGGGCGGCGATACGCTGATTCTGGAGCTGACTAAGCTCAAGGTTTCCAACAGCCAGCTGGAAGATGCGCTGAAAGAGGTCAACGAGGCAACGCACCGTTATCTTTTCTGGACATCCGACGTGCGTCCAATGACCTTCTCATGGCCGATCGAGATCGTGCAGGATTTGCGCCGTCTGATTTCGCTGGACACCGTCAGCCAACTGGGACAGGCCAGCGTGATGATGCTGACCAGCAAAGAGACCATCTTCCCGCTGCTGGGCGCGTTGATTCTGGTGGGATTCAGCATTTACTCACGCAGGCATTTTACCCGTTTCCTGGAGCGTTCCAGCGCACGGGTGGGGAAAGTCACTCAGGACCATTTCTGGCTGACGCTGCGCACCGTGTTTTGGTCGATACTTGTCGCCTCTCCGCTGCCGGTGCTGTGGATGACGCTCGGGTACGGGCTACGGGAAGCCTGGCCCTATCCACTCGCCGTTGCCATTGGCGATGGCGTGACCGCCACGGTACCGCTGCTGTGGGTCGTGATGATCTGCGCCACCCTCGCGCGGCCAAATGGCCTTTTCATTGCCCACTTTGGCTGGCCACGTAACCGCGTTGCGCGCGCCATGCGCTACTACCTGATGAGCATCGGGCTGATTGTGCCGCTGATTATGGCGCTGATCATGTTTGATAATCTCGATGACCGCGAGTTCTCAGGCTCGCTGGGCCGCCTCTGCTTTATGCTGATATGCGGTGCGCTAGCCATTGTCACGCTCAGCCTGAAACGTGCAGGGATACCGCTCTATCTGGATAAATCCGGTAGCGGCGACAACATGTTTAACCGACTGCTCTGGAACCTGCTGCTCAGTGCCCCTCTGATTGCAATGCTGGCCGCAGCAGTGGGATATCTGGCTACCTCGAAGGCGCTACTGGCGCGGCTGGAAACCTCGGTGGCGATCTGGTTCCTGCTTCTGGTGGTGTATCACGTTATACGCCGCGGAATGCTGATCCAGCGCCGTCGTCTGGCCTTCGACCGCGCCAAGCATCGCCGGGCGGAGATCCTCGCTCAACGTGCGCGAGGTGAGGAAGAGTCAAACCATGTTAATAGCACTGAAGGCACGATAGACGCGGACGAGGTCGAACTGGATCTGGATGCCATCAGTACCCAGTCCCTGCGGCTGGTGCGTTCCATCCTGATGCTGGTAGCCCTCCTGTCGGTAATCTTCCTGTGGTCGGAAATTCATTCCGCATTTGGCTTCCTGGAGAATATCTCTCTGTGGGATGTGACGTCCACGGTGCAGGGCGTGGAAAGCCTGGAGCCAATTACCCTGGGCGCGGTGCTGATTGCCATTCTGGTGCTGATCATCACCACCCAACTGGTGCGTAACTTCCCGGCACTGCTCGAGCTGGCGCTCTTGCAGCATCTGGATTTAACCCCCGGCACGGGATATGCGATTACCACCATCACCAAATACCTGATATTGCTTTTTGGTGGGATGGTCGGTTTCTCAATGATTGGTATCGAGTGGTCTAAACTGCAGTGGCTGGTCGCCGCGCTGACGTTTGGCCTGGGTTTTGGCATGCAGGAGATTTTCGCCAACTTTGTGTCCGGCCTGATCATCCTGTTTGAAAAACCGATTCGTATAGGCGATACGGTGACGATTCGCGATCTCACCGGTAGCGTAACGAAGATCAACACTCGCGCCACCACAATCAGTGACTGGGACCGTAAAGAGATCATCGTGCCTAACAAGGCGTTTATCACCGAGCAGTTTATCAACTGGTCGTTGTCAGACTCCGTCACGCGTGTGGTGTTGACAGTGCCGGCACCGTCGGATGCTAACAGTGAAGAAGTCACGCAGATCCTCTATACCGCTGCCGAACGCTGCACGCTGGTGCTCGATAACCCTGCACCGGAAGTGTTCCTAGTCGATTTACAACAGGGGATCCAGATTTTCGAGCTGCGTATCTACGCCGCCGAAATGGGGCACCGAATGCCGCTTCGCCACGAGATCCACCAGCTGATTCTGGCGGGCTTCCGCGAGCACGGAATTGATATGCCGTTCCCACCGTTCCAGATGCGTCTGGAAAGTATGGACGGACGAAAGATGGGTAAAACCCTAACCTCGGCGGCAAGAACCCGCCCGGCAGGAAGTTTGTAA
- the yjeM gene encoding glutamate/gamma-aminobutyrate family transporter YjeM: protein MSHSLKKMTLTGLILMIFTSVFGFANSPSAFYLMGYSATPFYIVSALFFFIPFALMMAEMGSAYRKEEGGIYSWMNNSIGPRYAFIGMFMWFSSYVVWMVSTAAKVWVPFSTFLFGTDKTQVWSLAGLSSTQVVGILAVFWMVMVTLVASKGINKIARITAVGGISVMCLNLVLLLVSIAILCLNGGHFAQEVNFVSSPNPGYQSGLAMLSFVVFAIFAYGGIEAVGGLVDKTENPEKNFAKGIIFAAIVISIGYSLAIFLWGVSTNWQQVLSNNTTNLGNITYVLMKSLGMTLGQAMNLSPEAASVMGVWFARITGLSMFLAYTGAFFTLIYSPLKAIIQGTPKALWPARMTQLNTAGMPANAMWMQCLLVCMFILLVSFGGDTASAFYNKLTLMANVSMTLPYLFLTLAFPFFKAKQDLERPFVIFKTRAATLLATTVVVLVVAFANIFTVIQPVVEANDWNSALWMVGGPIFFSLLAMGIYENYRRRSQAFVTEVA, encoded by the coding sequence ATGTCCCACTCACTCAAAAAAATGACCCTTACCGGGCTCATACTGATGATTTTTACGTCAGTTTTTGGCTTTGCTAACAGCCCGTCGGCTTTCTATCTGATGGGCTATAGCGCGACGCCGTTTTATATCGTTTCTGCTCTGTTCTTCTTTATCCCGTTTGCGCTGATGATGGCGGAGATGGGCTCGGCTTACCGAAAAGAAGAGGGCGGTATCTATTCGTGGATGAACAACAGTATCGGCCCGCGTTACGCGTTTATCGGGATGTTTATGTGGTTTTCATCCTACGTCGTGTGGATGGTCAGCACGGCGGCCAAAGTCTGGGTGCCGTTCTCCACGTTTCTTTTTGGTACGGATAAAACGCAGGTCTGGTCTCTGGCAGGGCTGAGCTCCACGCAGGTCGTCGGTATTCTGGCGGTCTTCTGGATGGTGATGGTCACGCTGGTGGCGTCGAAAGGTATCAACAAAATTGCCCGTATCACCGCGGTTGGTGGTATTTCAGTGATGTGTCTGAACCTGGTGCTGCTGCTGGTGAGTATCGCTATTCTGTGCCTGAACGGCGGGCATTTTGCGCAGGAGGTCAATTTTGTTTCATCCCCTAATCCGGGTTATCAGTCCGGGCTGGCTATGCTCTCCTTTGTGGTGTTTGCCATCTTCGCTTACGGTGGTATTGAAGCGGTAGGCGGGCTGGTCGACAAGACCGAGAACCCGGAAAAGAACTTCGCCAAAGGGATTATTTTTGCCGCTATCGTGATTTCCATCGGCTATTCACTGGCCATTTTCCTCTGGGGCGTCAGCACCAACTGGCAACAGGTGTTGAGCAATAACACCACTAACCTCGGTAACATTACCTATGTGCTAATGAAAAGCCTGGGGATGACCCTGGGGCAGGCGATGAACCTGAGCCCCGAGGCGGCATCGGTAATGGGAGTCTGGTTTGCGCGTATCACCGGCCTGTCGATGTTCCTCGCCTATACCGGCGCATTCTTCACGCTAATCTACTCGCCGCTGAAAGCGATCATTCAGGGTACGCCTAAAGCGCTGTGGCCAGCACGCATGACGCAGTTGAACACCGCAGGAATGCCAGCTAACGCTATGTGGATGCAGTGTCTGCTGGTCTGCATGTTCATCCTGCTGGTGTCTTTTGGTGGCGATACGGCGTCTGCGTTTTACAACAAGCTGACCCTGATGGCGAACGTGTCGATGACGCTGCCCTACCTGTTCCTGACCCTGGCGTTCCCGTTCTTCAAAGCGAAGCAGGATCTTGAGCGTCCGTTTGTGATCTTCAAAACCCGCGCGGCAACGCTGCTGGCGACCACGGTAGTGGTGCTGGTCGTGGCGTTTGCCAACATCTTTACCGTTATACAGCCCGTGGTTGAGGCGAATGACTGGAACAGCGCGTTGTGGATGGTTGGTGGACCGATCTTCTTCTCGCTGCTGGCGATGGGGATTTACGAGAATTACCGTCGACGCTCGCAGGCGTTCGTCACGGAAGTGGCATAG
- the asd gene encoding archaetidylserine decarboxylase (Phosphatidylserine decarboxylase is synthesized as a single chain precursor. Generation of the pyruvoyl active site from a Ser is coupled to cleavage of a Gly-Ser bond between the larger (beta) and smaller (alpha chains). It is an integral membrane protein.), whose protein sequence is MLNAFKLSLQYILPKLWLTRLAGWGASKRAGWLTKLVIDLFVKYYKVDMKEAQKPDTASYRTFNEFFVRPLRDEVRPLNTDPNVLVMPADGVISQLGNIEDDKILQAKGHNYSLEALLAGNYLMADLFRNGTFATTYLSPRDYHRVHMPCNGILREMIYVPGDLFSVNHLTAQNVPNLFARNERVICLFDTEFGPMAQILVGATIVGSIETVWAGTITPPREGIIKRWTWPAGEAEGSVALLKGQEMGRFKLGSTVINLFAPGKVKLAEQLESLSVTKLGQPLAVSTETFVTPDAEPAPLSQEEINAEHDASPLVDDKKDEG, encoded by the coding sequence TTGTTAAACGCATTTAAACTTTCGCTTCAATACATTCTGCCAAAACTGTGGCTCACTCGCCTGGCGGGCTGGGGCGCAAGCAAACGCGCGGGCTGGCTGACCAAACTGGTCATCGACCTTTTTGTGAAGTATTACAAGGTCGACATGAAAGAGGCACAGAAGCCAGACACCGCCAGCTACCGTACCTTCAACGAGTTTTTTGTACGCCCGCTACGCGATGAAGTGCGTCCGCTGAACACCGACCCTAACGTACTGGTGATGCCCGCTGACGGCGTGATCAGCCAGCTGGGTAATATCGAAGACGACAAAATCCTGCAGGCGAAAGGCCATAACTACAGCCTGGAAGCGCTGCTGGCGGGTAACTACCTGATGGCGGACCTGTTCCGTAACGGTACGTTTGCGACCACCTACCTGTCGCCGCGCGACTATCACCGCGTACACATGCCGTGTAACGGTATCCTGCGTGAGATGATCTACGTTCCGGGCGATCTCTTCTCCGTGAACCACCTGACCGCGCAGAACGTACCGAACCTGTTTGCCCGTAACGAACGCGTCATCTGCCTGTTCGATACTGAATTTGGCCCGATGGCGCAAATTCTGGTGGGCGCGACCATTGTCGGCAGTATTGAAACCGTCTGGGCTGGCACCATCACGCCTCCGCGTGAAGGTATCATCAAACGCTGGACGTGGCCTGCTGGTGAAGCGGAAGGCTCTGTCGCCCTGCTGAAAGGTCAGGAGATGGGGCGCTTCAAGCTGGGCTCTACCGTTATCAACCTGTTTGCGCCGGGCAAAGTGAAGCTAGCTGAACAGCTTGAAAGCCTGTCGGTGACCAAACTTGGCCAGCCGCTGGCAGTCTCCACCGAAACTTTTGTGACACCCGATGCAGAACCTGCTCCGCTGTCACAAGAAGAGATCAACGCCGAGCATGACGCCAGCCCGCTGGTTGACGACAAAAAAGACGAAGGCTAA
- the epmA gene encoding elongation factor P--(R)-beta-lysine ligase → MSETATWQPSASIPNLLKRAAIMTEIRRFFADRGVLEVETPCMSQATVTDIHLVPFETRFVGPGHSQGMNLYLMTSPEYHMKRLLAAGCGPVYQLCRSFRNEEMGRHHNPEFTMLEWYRPHYDMYRLMNEVDDLLQQVLECSEAETLSYQQAFQRHLEIDPLSADKAQLREVAAKLDLSNVADTEEDRDTLLQLLFTFGVEPLIGKDRPTFVYHFPASQASLAQISTEDHRVAERFEVYYKGIELANGFHELTDAREQQQRFEQDNRKRGARGLPQQPIDNNLLEALKAGLPDCSGVALGVDRLVMLALGAEQLGDVIAFTVDRA, encoded by the coding sequence ATGAGCGAAACGGCCACCTGGCAGCCGAGCGCATCCATCCCAAATCTGTTAAAACGCGCTGCAATTATGACGGAGATCCGCCGTTTCTTTGCCGACCGCGGTGTCCTGGAGGTGGAAACCCCGTGCATGAGTCAGGCAACGGTGACGGATATTCATCTGGTCCCGTTTGAAACCCGTTTTGTTGGTCCTGGCCACTCTCAGGGCATGAATCTGTATCTGATGACCAGCCCGGAATACCACATGAAACGCCTGCTGGCGGCGGGGTGTGGTCCGGTGTATCAGCTGTGCCGCAGTTTCCGAAATGAAGAAATGGGTCGTCACCATAACCCGGAATTCACCATGCTGGAGTGGTACCGCCCGCATTATGATATGTACCGCCTGATGAATGAGGTGGACGATCTGCTGCAGCAGGTACTGGAGTGTTCAGAAGCAGAAACGCTCTCTTATCAGCAGGCTTTCCAGCGCCATCTGGAAATCGATCCGCTGTCGGCGGACAAGGCCCAGCTGCGCGAAGTGGCGGCAAAACTGGATCTGAGCAACGTGGCGGATACCGAAGAGGATCGCGACACGTTGCTGCAACTGCTGTTCACTTTTGGCGTTGAACCGCTGATTGGCAAAGATCGCCCGACCTTCGTTTACCATTTCCCGGCAAGCCAGGCGTCACTGGCGCAGATCAGCACCGAAGATCACCGCGTGGCGGAGCGTTTTGAGGTCTATTACAAAGGCATTGAGCTGGCGAACGGTTTCCACGAACTGACCGACGCGCGTGAACAGCAGCAGCGTTTTGAGCAGGATAACCGCAAGCGCGGCGCGCGTGGTCTGCCGCAGCAGCCAATTGATAACAACCTGCTGGAAGCGTTAAAAGCCGGTCTGCCGGACTGCTCAGGCGTAGCGCTGGGTGTTGACCGTCTGGTAATGCTGGCCCTTGGCGCAGAGCAACTGGGCGATGTGATTGCCTTTACGGTCGATCGCGCGTAA